From Actinosynnema mirum DSM 43827, a single genomic window includes:
- a CDS encoding sensor histidine kinase, which produces MRVIDRAAAPRPPSGPGRGLLRAPVDGLRSLLGALGTAVPAFVVLALVPVVAALCLVGLGIPLVPRVSRAVRAVADRERGRLSRVGAVVAEAEPLPDWVVPSVRATARELGWLAWHGTCGLALAACGVMLPLNAVHDLAFPLYWDVLPPGEITAAIGFPTARDGREALLVSGIGLGWAVLALIAPPVLAGAHVAVGRALLGPAPGTDLTLRVIRLTATRAAALDAHAVELRRIERSLHDGAQNHLVAVNLLVGAARRVVHRDPAAADAVLDRAQEAAEQALSELRAVVRAILPPVLDDRTLGDAVAALAANCPVPCAVVSDVPVRSAASVEATAYFVVAEALTNIARHSGARRAEVRIEQREGRLRVTISDDGRGGADARGGSGLDGIRRRVEAHDGVLLVSSPVGGPTAVGVSLPCGS; this is translated from the coding sequence GTGCGCGTGATCGACCGCGCCGCCGCGCCCCGGCCCCCCTCGGGGCCGGGGCGCGGCCTGCTGCGCGCCCCCGTCGACGGGCTCCGGTCGCTGCTGGGCGCGCTGGGCACGGCCGTGCCCGCCTTCGTGGTCCTGGCGCTCGTGCCGGTGGTGGCGGCGCTGTGCCTGGTGGGGCTGGGCATCCCGCTGGTGCCGCGCGTCTCGCGGGCCGTGCGGGCGGTCGCGGACCGGGAGCGGGGGCGGCTCTCACGCGTGGGGGCCGTGGTCGCGGAGGCCGAGCCGCTGCCGGACTGGGTGGTGCCGTCCGTGCGGGCGACGGCGCGCGAGCTGGGGTGGTTGGCGTGGCACGGGACCTGCGGGTTGGCGCTGGCGGCCTGCGGGGTGATGCTGCCGCTCAACGCGGTGCACGACCTGGCGTTCCCGCTGTACTGGGACGTGCTGCCGCCCGGTGAGATCACCGCGGCGATCGGCTTCCCGACGGCGCGCGACGGTCGGGAGGCGCTGCTGGTGTCCGGGATCGGGCTCGGGTGGGCGGTGCTGGCGCTGATCGCGCCGCCGGTGCTGGCCGGGGCGCACGTGGCGGTGGGGCGGGCGCTGCTCGGTCCGGCGCCGGGCACGGACCTGACGCTGCGGGTGATCCGGTTGACCGCCACGCGCGCGGCGGCGCTGGACGCGCACGCCGTGGAGCTGCGGCGGATCGAGCGGTCGCTGCACGACGGGGCGCAGAACCACCTGGTGGCGGTGAACCTGCTGGTGGGCGCGGCGAGGCGGGTGGTGCACCGCGATCCGGCGGCGGCCGACGCGGTGCTCGACCGGGCGCAGGAGGCTGCTGAGCAAGCGCTTTCCGAGCTGCGGGCGGTGGTGCGGGCGATCCTGCCGCCGGTGCTGGACGACCGGACGCTGGGCGACGCGGTCGCGGCGCTGGCGGCGAACTGCCCGGTGCCCTGCGCGGTCGTGTCGGACGTTCCGGTGCGCAGCGCGGCGTCCGTCGAGGCGACGGCGTACTTCGTGGTGGCGGAGGCGTTGACGAACATCGCCAGGCACAGCGGCGCGCGGCGGGCGGAGGTGCGGATCGAGCAGCGGGAGGGGCGGTTGCGGGTGACGATCAGCGACGACGGGCGCGGCGGCGCGGACGCGCGGGGCGGCTCGGGGTTGGACGGCATCCGGCGGCGGGTGGAGGCGCACGACGGGGTGCTGCTGGTCAGCAGCCCGGTGGGCGGGCCGACGGCGGTGGGGGTGAGCCTGCCGTGCGGATCGTGA
- a CDS encoding response regulator transcription factor, which translates to MRIVIAEDDSLLREGLALLLRAEGLDVVATADRPEPFLAAVDEHLPDVAIVDVRMPPTHTDEGVRAAVEARRRRPGLAVLVLSAYVERAFADDLLAQGGARLGYLLKERVGRVEEFMVALRRVADGGTAIDPEVVAQLLTRSRADRRLERLSPREGDVLALMAEGLGNGALAERLVITEGAVHKHIRSIFAKLDLPPSERADRRVTAVLRYLENGR; encoded by the coding sequence GTGCGGATCGTGATCGCCGAGGACGACTCCCTGCTGCGCGAGGGCCTGGCGCTGCTGCTGCGCGCCGAGGGCCTGGACGTGGTGGCCACCGCCGACCGCCCCGAGCCGTTCCTGGCGGCGGTGGACGAGCACCTGCCGGACGTGGCGATCGTGGACGTCCGGATGCCGCCCACGCACACCGACGAGGGCGTGCGGGCGGCCGTGGAGGCCAGGAGGCGCAGGCCGGGGCTGGCGGTGCTGGTGCTGTCGGCGTACGTGGAGCGCGCGTTCGCGGACGACCTGCTCGCGCAGGGCGGGGCGCGGCTCGGGTACCTGCTCAAGGAGCGGGTGGGGCGGGTGGAGGAGTTCATGGTGGCGCTGCGCCGGGTCGCGGACGGCGGGACGGCCATCGACCCGGAGGTGGTGGCCCAGCTGCTGACCCGCTCCCGCGCGGACCGGAGGCTGGAACGGCTGAGCCCGCGCGAGGGGGACGTGCTCGCGCTGATGGCGGAGGGCCTGGGCAACGGCGCGCTCGCGGAGCGGCTGGTGATCACGGAGGGGGCCGTGCACAAGCACATCCGGAGCATCTTCGCGAAGCTGGACCTGCCGCCGAGCGAGCGCGCGGACCGGCGGGTGACGGCGGTGCTGCGGTACTTGGAGAACGGGCGCTGA
- a CDS encoding serine hydrolase domain-containing protein yields the protein MSRNRLLLGALVATTALAAGAAPVALADQEARESDRAVRQGLERLVTAHGFPSAMASVRERDGRTRFLAPRAGERVPVDGQVRIGSAGKMFVSAVVMQLVAEGKVDLDAPVETYLPGLVRGEGFDGREIAVHQLLQHTSGIPEYTDVVADDVLAIRHTHYEPHELLDVALARPRTVPQNEKTYYSNTNYVLAGLLVQRVTGRPLGEEITRRVIEPLGLRETYWPGVGEERIREAHPRGYVVKDGTRTDISDLDPSWAWSAGNLVASPSDLNKFLAALVGGRLVAPEQLARMQRTVEADRFPSTWHYGLGLMKIDLSCGGHAWGHGGDIDGYETRDAVTDDGRAATVVVTALPDSNEQVEAVNEVLDTALCAR from the coding sequence TTGTCCCGCAACCGACTCCTGCTCGGCGCGCTGGTCGCGACGACCGCGCTCGCCGCCGGCGCCGCCCCCGTCGCGCTCGCCGACCAGGAGGCGCGCGAGAGCGACCGCGCCGTCCGCCAGGGCCTGGAGCGGCTGGTCACCGCGCACGGCTTCCCGTCCGCGATGGCCTCGGTCCGCGAGCGCGACGGCCGCACCCGCTTCCTCGCCCCCCGTGCCGGGGAGCGCGTCCCGGTCGACGGCCAGGTGCGGATCGGCAGCGCCGGCAAGATGTTCGTCAGCGCCGTCGTCATGCAGCTGGTCGCCGAGGGGAAGGTGGACCTGGACGCCCCGGTGGAGACCTACCTGCCCGGACTGGTCAGGGGCGAGGGCTTCGACGGCCGCGAGATCGCCGTCCACCAGCTCCTCCAGCACACCAGCGGCATCCCGGAGTACACCGACGTCGTCGCGGACGACGTCCTGGCGATCCGGCACACCCACTACGAGCCGCACGAGCTGCTCGACGTCGCGCTCGCGCGTCCGCGAACCGTGCCGCAGAACGAGAAGACCTACTACAGCAACACGAACTACGTCCTCGCCGGCCTGCTCGTGCAGCGGGTGACCGGGCGCCCGCTGGGGGAGGAGATCACCCGCCGCGTCATCGAACCGCTGGGCCTGCGCGAGACCTACTGGCCGGGCGTGGGCGAGGAGCGCATCCGCGAGGCGCACCCGCGCGGGTACGTGGTGAAGGACGGCACGCGCACCGACATCAGCGACCTCGACCCGTCGTGGGCCTGGTCGGCGGGCAACCTCGTGGCGTCCCCCAGCGACCTCAACAAGTTCCTGGCCGCGCTCGTCGGCGGACGGCTGGTCGCACCGGAGCAGCTGGCGAGGATGCAGCGCACCGTCGAGGCCGACAGGTTCCCGTCGACCTGGCACTACGGGCTGGGCCTGATGAAGATCGATTTGAGCTGCGGCGGCCACGCCTGGGGCCACGGCGGCGACATCGACGGCTACGAGACCCGTGACGCGGTCACCGATGACGGGCGCGCGGCGACCGTGGTGGTGACCGCGCTGCCCGACAGCAACGAGCAGGTCGAGGCGGTCAACGAGGTGCTGGACACCGCGCTCTGCGCGAGGTGA
- a CDS encoding lytic polysaccharide monooxygenase auxiliary activity family 9 protein yields the protein MRMRTTSRSATRRRGVIAVVVSVLACVFVATPSASAHGTIVGPATRAYQCWQDWGSQHTNPAMQQQDPTCYQAYQANADTMWNWMSALRDGLKGNFQAATPDGQLCSNALARNNSLNTPGKWRTTSVGSNFTMRLHDQASHGADYFKVYVSKNGFDPATQRLGWGNLDLVAQTGKYAPAKDITFNVQTNGSYRGHHVVFTIWQASHLDQAYMWCSDVNFG from the coding sequence ATGCGCATGCGAACCACCTCGAGGTCCGCGACCAGACGGCGTGGCGTGATCGCGGTCGTCGTCAGCGTTCTGGCCTGCGTCTTCGTCGCCACGCCCTCGGCGTCCGCGCACGGCACGATCGTCGGCCCGGCCACCCGCGCCTACCAGTGCTGGCAGGACTGGGGTTCGCAGCACACGAACCCGGCCATGCAGCAGCAGGACCCCACGTGCTACCAGGCGTACCAGGCCAACGCCGACACCATGTGGAACTGGATGAGCGCGCTGCGGGACGGCCTGAAGGGCAACTTCCAGGCCGCCACCCCGGACGGGCAGCTGTGCAGCAACGCCCTGGCGCGCAACAACTCCCTGAACACGCCGGGCAAGTGGCGGACCACCAGCGTGGGCAGCAACTTCACGATGCGCCTGCACGACCAGGCGAGCCACGGCGCGGACTACTTCAAGGTCTACGTCAGCAAGAACGGGTTCGACCCGGCCACGCAGCGCCTCGGCTGGGGCAACCTGGACCTCGTCGCGCAGACCGGGAAGTACGCGCCCGCCAAGGACATCACGTTCAACGTCCAGACCAACGGCAGCTACCGGGGGCACCACGTGGTGTTCACGATCTGGCAGGCCTCGCACCTGGACCAGGCCTACATGTGGTGCAGTGACGTGAACTTCGGCTAG
- a CDS encoding BTAD domain-containing putative transcriptional regulator gives MLGPLEVLDGDRAVGLGGTRQRATLGFLLLHLNRVVATSQLLGALWTTEAPASSRKILQNAVWGLRGALSSSGRSPESATLVTQTPGYMLSVDPSRVDLHSFHQLAEEGQTKLAAREFEDASRVLNRALGLWRGPALADLVETGLAWSELSVLQNLRLDVLEDYFEAELSCGRHHAVLGELERTVEANPVRERACGQLMLALYRCGRQADALTVFSRVRGALVEELGLEPCRELKSLQHAILTHDQTLTYPPAGALTTIPAQVGRSAEAESGARAVVLPGSGRPVAHLAGPHLAGPHLVVPGAVALSGAVTALATPEGPARLAPDGGQDGDERGDERARAGEAGPVEVDGIEVDGIEVDGVDGPPPDDERFRPSVVPAQHRHVSVLMVHSTIELDDDANRFDVLDGIAATIREGVEYFGGVVAACIGSVTMALFDVPRRMDNNAERAVRAALAIRDCLAPELQSVAGARVVVRSAVTTGEALVRYQSTEQGAQLSVNGPPVEECQSVLLGVPVGETWVSETTRRETEFTVLCHQVVTPVRLWQVEGVRPEAFPHQSVPVVDREPELELLRGLMTRTRHRTSPYLVTVLGEAGVGKTRFLVEFQRRVVGHPSTGQFVLAHACWSDQEAVRAVRAEILASCCGIQHRDDVASVREKLGAAVRRHLPPGRAHEVFDALLPLVARGVGPCGELDGPWRELIGAVARDRGMVMVVDDLHCAGEELLSFVEGLVDSFGQVPLLVITAARPDLVERRPDWGGGLRHATTFTLDPLSDEAIDRLLELLLTSSDTEGEQGAATPRNGNELDARREHIRMLLCLDRRMLTDTSAQLRTS, from the coding sequence ATGTTAGGGCCGCTGGAGGTCCTCGACGGCGACCGCGCGGTGGGCCTCGGGGGCACCCGGCAGCGGGCGACGCTGGGCTTCCTGCTGCTGCACCTGAACCGGGTGGTGGCCACCAGCCAGCTGCTCGGGGCCCTGTGGACCACCGAGGCCCCCGCGTCCTCGCGGAAGATACTGCAGAACGCGGTGTGGGGGCTGCGCGGCGCGCTGTCGTCGTCGGGGCGCTCGCCGGAGTCGGCGACCCTGGTCACCCAGACCCCCGGCTACATGCTCAGCGTCGACCCGTCCAGGGTCGACCTGCACAGCTTCCACCAGCTGGCCGAGGAGGGGCAGACCAAGCTCGCCGCGCGCGAGTTCGAGGACGCCAGCCGGGTGCTGAACCGGGCGCTGGGCCTGTGGCGCGGGCCCGCGCTGGCCGACCTGGTGGAGACCGGGCTGGCCTGGTCGGAGCTGAGCGTGCTGCAGAACCTGCGGCTGGACGTGCTGGAGGACTACTTCGAGGCCGAGCTGTCCTGCGGGCGGCACCACGCGGTGCTGGGCGAGCTGGAGCGCACGGTGGAGGCCAACCCGGTGCGCGAGCGGGCCTGCGGGCAGCTGATGCTGGCCCTGTACCGGTGCGGGCGCCAGGCCGACGCCCTGACCGTGTTCAGCCGGGTCAGGGGCGCGCTGGTGGAGGAGCTGGGGCTGGAGCCGTGCCGCGAGCTGAAGTCGCTCCAGCACGCGATCCTCACCCACGACCAGACCCTCACCTACCCCCCGGCGGGGGCGCTCACCACGATCCCGGCGCAGGTGGGGCGGTCGGCGGAGGCCGAGTCGGGCGCGCGGGCGGTGGTGCTGCCCGGCTCGGGCCGCCCGGTGGCCCACTTGGCGGGGCCGCACCTGGCGGGGCCGCACCTGGTCGTGCCGGGCGCGGTCGCGCTCTCCGGGGCGGTGACCGCGCTGGCCACGCCGGAGGGGCCCGCGCGACTGGCGCCGGACGGCGGCCAGGACGGGGACGAGCGCGGGGACGAGCGCGCGAGGGCGGGCGAGGCCGGCCCCGTCGAGGTGGACGGGATCGAGGTGGACGGGATCGAGGTGGACGGGGTCGACGGGCCGCCGCCGGACGACGAGCGGTTCCGGCCGTCGGTGGTGCCCGCGCAGCACCGGCACGTCAGCGTGCTCATGGTGCACAGCACGATCGAGCTCGACGACGACGCCAACCGGTTCGACGTGCTCGACGGCATCGCCGCCACCATCCGGGAGGGCGTCGAGTACTTCGGCGGCGTGGTGGCCGCCTGCATCGGGTCGGTGACGATGGCGCTGTTCGACGTGCCGCGCCGGATGGACAACAACGCCGAGCGGGCCGTGCGGGCGGCGCTGGCGATCCGGGACTGCCTGGCCCCCGAGCTCCAGTCGGTGGCGGGCGCGCGGGTGGTGGTGCGCTCGGCGGTGACCACCGGGGAGGCGCTGGTGCGCTACCAGAGCACCGAGCAGGGCGCGCAGCTGAGCGTGAACGGGCCGCCGGTGGAGGAGTGCCAGTCGGTGCTGCTGGGCGTGCCGGTCGGCGAGACCTGGGTGTCGGAGACCACCCGCCGGGAGACCGAGTTCACCGTGCTGTGCCACCAGGTGGTGACGCCGGTGCGGTTGTGGCAGGTCGAGGGGGTGCGGCCGGAGGCGTTCCCGCACCAGAGCGTGCCGGTGGTGGACCGGGAGCCGGAGCTGGAGCTGCTGCGCGGGCTGATGACCCGCACCCGGCACCGGACCTCCCCGTACCTGGTCACGGTGCTCGGTGAGGCCGGGGTGGGCAAGACGCGGTTCCTGGTGGAGTTCCAGCGGCGGGTGGTCGGGCACCCGTCGACGGGGCAGTTCGTGCTCGCCCACGCCTGCTGGTCCGACCAGGAGGCGGTGCGGGCGGTGCGGGCGGAGATCCTGGCCTCGTGCTGCGGGATCCAGCACCGCGACGACGTGGCGTCGGTGCGGGAGAAGCTGGGCGCGGCGGTGCGGCGGCACCTGCCGCCGGGGCGGGCGCACGAGGTGTTCGACGCGCTGCTGCCGCTGGTGGCGCGGGGGGTGGGGCCCTGCGGGGAGCTGGACGGGCCGTGGCGGGAGCTGATCGGGGCGGTGGCGCGCGACCGGGGCATGGTCATGGTGGTGGACGACCTGCACTGCGCGGGCGAGGAGCTGCTGTCGTTCGTGGAGGGCCTGGTCGACTCGTTCGGGCAGGTGCCGCTGCTGGTGATCACCGCGGCGCGACCGGACCTGGTGGAGCGGCGGCCGGACTGGGGTGGCGGGCTGCGGCACGCCACCACGTTCACCCTGGACCCGCTGTCGGACGAGGCCATAGACCGACTGCTGGAGCTGCTGCTGACCAGCTCCGACACCGAGGGGGAGCAGGGGGCGGCGACCCCGCGCAACGGCAACGAGCTGGACGCCCGCCGGGAGCACATCCGGATGCTGCTGTGCCTGGACCGCCGGATGCTCACCGACACCTCGGCCCAGCTGCGCACGAGTTGA